The segment GGTTTAAAGGGTCTTTTTGTGCCATTTTTCAATGGTTTTAAGTGCTTCTATTTCAAACTTATCAACCAGAAACACACATTTTTAACATTTTTTTTTCGTATTTATACACTAAAGTCTTAAAATCCGTTATATTTGGAAACTTTAAGAAAACTATATGAAATTAGTAAATCAATTATTGTTTGCATCGTTTGCCGCCACCATGGTTTTTTCAGCTTGCTCTGAAAAATCAAGTTCAACAGGTTGGAAATACAACGATACTAAATGGGGAGGATTTGAGAAACATAAATTCACAGACCAAGAGACCGGGCCAGGCTTAGTATTTGTGGAAGGTGGTACTTTTGTAATGGGAGCTTCTGAACAAGATGTTACCTACGATAGAAATAATTTAAAAAGACGTCTTACCGTTAATAGTTTCTATATGGATGAAACAGAGGTAACTAACTTACATTACTTAGAGTATGTATATTGGTTAAATCGCGCTTATAGTGCTGAAAATCCGATAGTAGCTGAAAAAGCTTTACCTGATACTTTAGTATGGCGCTCAAAACTTTCATACAATGAGCCTTACGTAAATTACTATTTACGTTATCCAAACTTTAGAGATTACCCGGTTGTAGGTGTAAGCTGGTTACAAGCCAATGAGTATTGTAAATGGCGTACTGACCGTGTGAACGAAATGATTATGATAAGAGAAGGCTTAATGAAAAATAGCAATCTTTTAAAACAAGGTCAGGAAACATTTAATACAGAAGCCTATATGTTAGGTTTAACTCCTGTTGATATTAAAAAAGAACTTAAAGACTATACACCTAATGGTAAAAAACGTCAGGTAAAAATGGAAGATGGTATTTTATTACCTGATTACCGTTTACCAACAGAGGCTGAGTGGGAATATGCTGCAAATGGTTACATGACTGCTTCATATAACGAGAATGTTGATGTTAGAAGAATTTACCCTTGGAACGGTTTAACTTTACGTAGAAGCGATAATGAAAAAACACGTGGAAGAATGTACGCTAACTACGTAAGAGGAAGAGGTGATTACAAAGGTATTGCAGGTAACTTAAACGATAATGCTTCATATACTACTGCAGTAAAAGACAAGTTTTTTATTCCTAACGATTTTGGTTTGTATCATATGGCTGGAAACGTTAGCGAGTGGGTAATGGATGTTTATCGTCCACTTTCGTTAGAAGATAATAGCGATATGGATGCATTCAGAGGTAATGTTTACAAAACTCAGGTACGTGATGCCGATGGAGCAATTACTGAAAAAGATAGTTTAGGTAGGGTTATTTACAGAGATGTAACAGAAGCTGAAAATGCAAAAAGACGTAACTACCAAAGAGCTGATAATATCGGTTTCCGTGATGAGTTAACTTAT is part of the Bacteroidota bacterium genome and harbors:
- a CDS encoding SUMF1/EgtB/PvdO family nonheme iron enzyme translates to MKLVNQLLFASFAATMVFSACSEKSSSTGWKYNDTKWGGFEKHKFTDQETGPGLVFVEGGTFVMGASEQDVTYDRNNLKRRLTVNSFYMDETEVTNLHYLEYVYWLNRAYSAENPIVAEKALPDTLVWRSKLSYNEPYVNYYLRYPNFRDYPVVGVSWLQANEYCKWRTDRVNEMIMIREGLMKNSNLLKQGQETFNTEAYMLGLTPVDIKKELKDYTPNGKKRQVKMEDGILLPDYRLPTEAEWEYAANGYMTASYNENVDVRRIYPWNGLTLRRSDNEKTRGRMYANYVRGRGDYKGIAGNLNDNASYTTAVKDKFFIPNDFGLYHMAGNVSEWVMDVYRPLSLEDNSDMDAFRGNVYKTQVRDADGAITEKDSLGRVIYRDVTEAENAKRRNYQRADNIGFRDELTYADIDQKYEYSVTSLINNAARVYKGGSWNDRAYWLSPGTRRYLDQEQATATIGFRCVMDRLGSQNKKK